A genomic window from Sceloporus undulatus isolate JIND9_A2432 ecotype Alabama chromosome 9, SceUnd_v1.1, whole genome shotgun sequence includes:
- the LOC121915571 gene encoding carcinoembryonic antigen-related cell adhesion molecule 21-like, with protein MGPPPPPPPLLLPRRDGALGRLLGGPPLGWQGSGWQAALLATSILVSSNLPIHSQEISILLEPSNLIEEGETISLTPQVSPDPFRDCRWLRGMELIMTHEAGQPLFVLGEAYSGREVMEQDCSLYISNATEDDSGTYTVIIDRDGASYARGDVDLLVAAKLSQAVLQPAKSIVEENGNVTLQCITSGSSVFTISWVKDGQPVPETEVLSNQSHKLMLRNITRDVAGSYTCVATNPFSNVASNPGQIIVTGGTFPSALDSPDWSGASWKSGDIVKIVAGTFSALLVICIGLMLLFFCLREMQTLEKRDAASCPCAICTAIGSASVL; from the exons atggggcctcctcctcctcctcctcctcttcttcttcctcggaGGGATGGGGCTCTGGGCCGCCTTCTCGGGGGGCCCCCTCTGGGCTGGCAAGGCTCCGGCTGGCAGGCGGCGCTCCTGGCGA cctccatcctggtttcttccaACCTGCCAATTCACAGCCAGGAGATTTCCATCTTGCTGGAACCCTCCAACCTGATTGAAGAAGGAGAGACCATCAGCCTAACCCCACAGGTCAGCCCTGACCCCTTCAGAGACTGCCGCTGGCTCCGAGGGATGGAGCTGATCATGACCCATGAGGCCGGCCAGCCTCTCTTTGTCCTGGGAGAGGCCTACAGCGGACGGGAGGTCATGGAGCAGGACTGCTCCCTCTACATCAGCAACGCCACGGAGGACGATTCTGGAACATATACAGTGATCATAGACAGAGATGGAGCCTCTTATGCAAGAGGAGATGTTGACCTCCTGGTGGCAG CAAAACTCTCTCAAGCTGTCTTGCAACCTGCCAAATCCATCGTAGAAGAGAATGGAAATGTCACCTTACAGTGCATCACCTCCGGCAGCTCCGTGTTCACCATCTCTTGGGTCAAGGATGGCCAGCCAGTCCCAGAGACGGAGGTGCTTTCTAACCAGAGCCATAAACTCATGCTCAGGAACATCACCAGAGACGTGGCCGGGAGCTACACCTGCGTGGCCACCAACCCTTTCAGCAATGTGGCGAGCAACCCTGGGCAGATCATTGTCACAG GAGGCACTTTCCCCTCTGCTCTAGATTCTCCTGACTGGAGTGGTGCCTCATGGAAATCTGGCGATATTGTGAAGATTGTGGCTGGAACCTTTAGTGCACTCCTGGTCATTTGCATTGGATTGATGCTGCTTTTCTTCTGCCTCCGTGA GATGCAGACGCTGGAGAAGAGGGACGCCGCCTCCTGTCCTTGCGCCATCTGCACCGCCATCGGCTCCGCCTCCGTCCTATGA
- the LOC121915010 gene encoding carcinoembryonic antigen-related cell adhesion molecule 4-like, which yields MGGEKLDSTGGRGTRASLLGTRRPPRRSVGKVLPFLRVEGASCGQWAHHALFLGMAGHGRAWQMLPLIAFLLSSCLQLSQSHGGHEIGVTLDPPEPVAGQNITLTPGGYLEGIGICFWLRGGGDEEHRILTYFPPPVFVQEDGPANTGRETAGKDCSLHIRELKAADTGNYTILKNKLRGSGDPQKGHVYLFVPENTGNPETKKVDGVPSGFIAGTAAGSFLGLMFSGSLVYYGLFSVSSLWC from the exons atgggtggtgAGAAGCTGGACTCCACTGGTGGCAGAGGGACCAGGGCATCTCTACTGGGCACCAGAAGGCCACCCAGAAGATCAGTGGGCAAGGTCCTTCCATTTCTTAGAGTGGAAGGGGCCTCATGTGGGCAATGGGCACATCATGCGCTCTTCCTGGGCATGGCAGGGCATGGCAGGGCATGGCAGATGCTGCCACTAATAg CCTTCCTCTTGAGCTCTTGCCTCCAGTTGTCCCAGAGCCATGGTGGGCATGAAATCGGAGTCACGTTGGACCCACCAGAACCTGTCGCAGGGCAGAACATCACCCTCACCCCCGGAGGATACTTGGAAGGCATTGGCATCTGTTTTTGGTtacgaggaggaggagatgaggaGCACCGGATCCTCACTTacttccctcctccagtctttgTACAAGAAGACGGACCGGCCAACACCGGGCGAGAAACGGCAGGCAAAGACTGTTCACTGCACATCCGAGAGCTGAAGGCGGCCGACACCGGGAACTACACCATCTTGAAGAATAAGCTCCGGGGGTCCGGTGACCCTCAAAAGGGCCACGTATACCTCTTTGTCCCAG AAAACACAGGCAATCCAGAAACGAAAAAGGTTGATGGTGTCCCTTCAGGCTTCATTGCAGGGACTGCGGCTGGCTCTTTCCTGGGTTTGATGTTCTCGGGAAGTTTGGTTTATTACGGACTCTTCAGCGTATCTTCCTT GTGGTGCTAG